One Bacillus sp. 1780r2a1 DNA segment encodes these proteins:
- a CDS encoding helix-turn-helix domain-containing protein encodes MIGEKIYRIRKSRGLTLSELAERANVSKSYLSNIERNVNQNPSIQVVEKLAAVLGVEFTILVEANSEIGELLEPEWVDFINDLKEMGVKKEQLSEYREILKFIKWQKEEQGNDK; translated from the coding sequence ATGATAGGAGAAAAGATTTATAGAATTCGTAAATCTCGAGGGCTTACGCTTTCTGAGCTTGCTGAAAGAGCAAATGTATCGAAATCATATCTAAGCAATATCGAAAGAAATGTAAATCAAAATCCATCTATACAAGTTGTAGAAAAGTTAGCCGCGGTACTCGGAGTTGAATTCACAATACTAGTAGAGGCAAACTCTGAAATAGGCGAGCTTTTAGAACCGGAATGGGTAGATTTTATTAATGATTTAAAAGAAATGGGAGTAAAAAAAGAGCAGCTGAGTGAGTACAGGGAGATATTGAAATTTATCAAATGGCAAAAAGAAGAACAAGGTAATGATAAATAA
- the sinI gene encoding DNA-binding anti-repressor SinI, which produces MSLTELATRAGVAKSYISSVERGIQLNPSIQFLTKVSTVLHVSVESLINDSSNKQEPQLDPEWMELAKEAAQSGVSKEQFKQFLEFQKWQQIKQ; this is translated from the coding sequence ATGTCTTTAACGGAGCTTGCTACGCGGGCAGGAGTAGCTAAATCCTATATTTCATCGGTAGAACGAGGAATTCAGCTTAATCCATCAATTCAGTTTTTAACAAAAGTATCAACCGTATTACATGTTAGCGTCGAATCGCTTATTAATGATAGCAGTAATAAGCAAGAACCACAGTTAGACCCGGAGTGGATGGAACTAGCAAAAGAAGCGGCGCAGTCGGGTGTTAGCAAAGAACAGTTTAAGCAGTTTTTGGAGTTTCAAAAATGGCAACAAATAAAACAATGA
- a CDS encoding VanW family protein, with amino-acid sequence MKLTWMLGLMLVAHPTSLSDHLLLTEDNKPITTINRADIENDIPGIPLIDDDKYDMLLKKIQPIAYKPPINAKLDRAGNIIPEQPGSQLNSVLFKEEFYRTFYNRSQTSVQIPKMAIYPKVDSELLASVRSKQISHYYTYFNTHNKNRSHNISLATEAINNQVIFPGETFSFNRTVGQRTKEKGYLPAKIIIRGEFSEGIGGGICQVSSTLFNAVDRAGLEVTQRFSHSKTVHYVPPGRDATVSWYGPDFNFRNNYDQPLLIRAYAKGSTVSIMLFSTNDLRYEPKSVPSIQKEKLVPSSID; translated from the coding sequence ATGAAACTAACTTGGATGTTAGGTCTTATGTTGGTTGCTCATCCAACTTCGTTATCAGACCATTTGTTATTAACCGAAGACAATAAACCAATTACAACTATTAACCGTGCGGATATTGAAAATGATATTCCAGGTATTCCACTTATTGATGATGATAAATACGACATGCTACTGAAAAAAATTCAGCCTATTGCCTATAAACCACCTATTAATGCAAAGCTTGATCGTGCGGGCAACATTATTCCTGAACAGCCTGGATCACAGCTCAATAGCGTACTGTTTAAAGAAGAGTTCTACAGAACGTTTTACAATCGTTCACAAACATCTGTTCAGATTCCAAAGATGGCTATTTATCCTAAAGTTGACAGCGAGCTGTTAGCTTCCGTTCGCTCCAAGCAAATTAGTCATTATTATACTTATTTTAATACGCATAATAAAAACCGCTCACACAACATTTCTTTAGCTACAGAAGCTATTAATAATCAAGTTATTTTCCCTGGGGAGACATTCTCGTTTAATCGTACTGTGGGACAACGTACAAAAGAAAAGGGATATCTTCCTGCTAAGATTATTATTAGAGGTGAATTTTCGGAAGGTATTGGTGGTGGAATTTGCCAGGTTTCTTCAACTTTATTTAATGCTGTTGATCGAGCAGGATTAGAAGTGACTCAGCGATTTTCACATAGTAAAACCGTTCACTATGTTCCACCTGGAAGAGATGCTACGGTAAGCTGGTACGGACCGGATTTTAATTTTCGAAACAACTATGACCAGCCGTTACTTATTCGAGCGTATGCAAAAGGGAGCACAGTAAGTATTATGCTCTTTTCAACGAATGACCTTCGTTATGAACCAAAAAGTGTACCTAGCATTCAAAAAGAAAAGCTTGTACCATCGTCTATTGATTAA
- a CDS encoding PqqD family protein, which produces MSCYIRKENYEIVEIDQEWVILNTDAYTVTTINELGKYCWTLLNTPQSSSSLYQAIINKYETSINALESDIESFLLELTSCNLIEHAN; this is translated from the coding sequence ATGAGTTGTTATATCAGAAAAGAAAATTATGAGATTGTGGAAATAGATCAAGAGTGGGTTATTTTAAACACAGATGCTTATACTGTAACAACTATTAATGAACTGGGTAAATATTGTTGGACGTTACTAAATACCCCACAAAGCAGCAGTAGCTTATATCAAGCTATTATAAATAAATATGAAACGAGTATAAATGCGTTAGAAAGTGACATAGAGTCTTTTTTACTAGAGTTAACGAGTTGTAACTTAATTGAGCATGCAAACTAA
- a CDS encoding squalene--hopene cyclase has product MLQEKIAKEIHYYIQKIQSRQSADGSFQYCFEGGVMTDSFLIMLLRSIEHPDEKLVEKLTKRIVSKQNKDGVWTLHDDEKSNPSATLQAYAALLYSGFYTREDRILRKTEAYLIETNALSKAHFMTKWMLAANGLYDWPSLFYLPLSFLVVPPNAPLSFYNLSAYARIHFIPMMIVANKKFSVTSKHTPSLNHLLTRSEELDMQRNIQSSPFLKQVKHLTSLPSYIHRLGYQAAERYMLDRLEDDGTLYSYASATFFMVYALLALGYERTSPIVQRAVEGICGLASECSAYTHIENSTSTVWDTALLTYALQESGLSWKNPMIKKATSYLQKKQHSRFGDWRVHNPGIEPGGWGFSHNNTINPDLDDTSAAIRALTSRAAGDPSYFHSWQKGINWLLSMQNRDGGFAAFEKNTDSTLFTYLPLENAEDAATDPATADLTGRVLECLGSFGGMNKNHPKIQAAVEWLLDNQEENGSWYGRWGVCYIYGTWAAVTGLLAVGVSKHDKQIVKAINWLKSIQRSDGGWGESCSSAKYKRYMPLSFSTPSQTAWAIDALLGVCPKTNQEIIDGVSFLLNRSEQTMQQRNYPTGIGLPGQFYINYHSYNDLFPLLALSHYRAKT; this is encoded by the coding sequence ATGCTACAAGAGAAAATAGCAAAAGAAATCCATTATTATATACAAAAAATTCAAAGCAGACAATCAGCTGATGGTTCCTTTCAGTATTGCTTTGAAGGGGGTGTTATGACGGACTCTTTCTTAATTATGCTCTTGCGAAGCATTGAACACCCGGACGAAAAGCTTGTTGAAAAGCTTACGAAGCGAATTGTTTCAAAACAAAATAAGGATGGAGTTTGGACCCTGCACGATGATGAAAAGTCAAATCCTTCTGCGACTCTTCAAGCCTATGCAGCCCTTTTATACTCTGGCTTCTATACGCGCGAAGATCGCATTCTTCGAAAAACAGAGGCATACCTCATTGAAACCAATGCACTATCAAAGGCTCATTTTATGACAAAATGGATGCTTGCAGCAAACGGATTATACGATTGGCCTTCGTTGTTTTATTTACCACTTTCATTTCTAGTCGTTCCGCCTAACGCTCCCCTTAGCTTTTATAATTTAAGCGCTTATGCACGCATTCATTTTATCCCAATGATGATTGTTGCCAATAAAAAATTTTCAGTCACGTCTAAGCACACCCCTTCTCTCAATCATTTGCTGACACGGTCAGAGGAACTAGATATGCAACGAAATATTCAATCATCACCATTTCTTAAGCAAGTTAAGCACTTAACATCCCTTCCATCTTATATTCATCGACTTGGCTATCAAGCGGCCGAACGTTACATGCTGGACCGCTTAGAGGATGATGGGACATTATACAGCTATGCTAGTGCTACATTTTTTATGGTGTACGCTCTATTAGCTCTTGGATATGAGCGTACTTCTCCTATTGTTCAACGGGCCGTTGAAGGGATTTGTGGATTAGCTAGTGAATGCTCGGCTTATACACATATTGAAAATTCTACATCAACGGTATGGGATACAGCTCTTTTAACTTATGCGCTTCAAGAATCCGGCTTATCTTGGAAAAACCCTATGATAAAAAAAGCGACTTCTTATTTACAGAAAAAACAACATTCTCGCTTTGGAGATTGGCGTGTTCATAACCCAGGTATTGAACCAGGCGGATGGGGATTTTCACACAATAACACCATCAACCCTGATTTAGATGACACTTCTGCTGCAATTCGTGCATTAACTAGTCGAGCCGCAGGCGACCCATCTTATTTCCACTCGTGGCAAAAAGGAATCAACTGGCTGTTATCGATGCAAAATCGAGACGGTGGCTTTGCTGCCTTTGAAAAAAACACTGATAGCACGTTGTTTACGTACCTGCCCCTTGAAAATGCAGAAGATGCGGCTACGGATCCTGCAACTGCTGATTTAACGGGCCGGGTACTAGAATGTCTTGGTTCATTTGGAGGTATGAACAAGAATCATCCCAAAATCCAAGCAGCCGTTGAGTGGTTATTAGACAATCAAGAAGAGAATGGCAGTTGGTATGGGCGCTGGGGAGTTTGTTATATATATGGTACTTGGGCAGCTGTTACGGGGCTTTTAGCAGTAGGTGTATCAAAACACGATAAGCAGATTGTAAAAGCAATTAACTGGCTTAAGAGCATCCAACGTTCAGACGGCGGATGGGGAGAATCATGCTCCAGTGCTAAATATAAGCGCTATATGCCATTATCGTTTAGTACACCTTCTCAAACAGCTTGGGCTATAGATGCTCTACTGGGTGTCTGTCCAAAAACTAATCAAGAAATAATAGATGGTGTTTCCTTTTTACTCAATCGCTCAGAACAAACCATGCAGCAGCGAAACTATCCGACCGGCATTGGACTTCCTGGACAATTTTATATTAATTACCACAGCTATAACGACCTTTTTCCTTTATTAGCTCTTTCACATTATCGTGCAAAAACTTAA
- a CDS encoding PhzF family phenazine biosynthesis protein yields the protein MKQIKVNQYDAFSRKPHKGNPAGVVFHADSLTDHEMQLVATKAKFSETAFILPSSSADLHIRYFTPGQEVDLCGHATIASIYALYTNNMLSKRELTIETKAGILPIKIEDNDQVLITMNQAKPIFQPFKGSKDELAGALGITVHDFASDLPIVYGSTGSWTLIVPLKSLNACQKMHPLSEKFPQILTDFPRASIHPFCFETIHKAAHMHGRHFSSPYSGIVEDPVTGTASGVMGAYYATYVNNSAFSSMNLLVEQGLEIERDGLVYVKIENSSELCVSIAGEAVYVETKTILI from the coding sequence ATGAAACAAATTAAAGTTAATCAATATGATGCGTTTAGTCGAAAACCACATAAAGGAAACCCTGCAGGAGTTGTTTTTCATGCCGATTCCTTAACTGATCATGAGATGCAGCTCGTTGCAACAAAAGCAAAGTTTAGTGAAACAGCTTTTATTTTACCATCTTCATCCGCAGACTTACATATTCGCTACTTTACTCCTGGACAGGAAGTTGATTTATGTGGACATGCCACCATTGCGTCTATTTACGCACTGTATACGAATAACATGCTCTCAAAAAGAGAACTGACGATTGAAACCAAAGCTGGCATTTTACCAATCAAGATAGAAGATAACGACCAGGTGCTCATTACAATGAATCAAGCAAAGCCTATTTTTCAACCTTTTAAAGGTTCAAAAGATGAATTAGCGGGCGCTCTTGGAATTACAGTCCATGACTTTGCTTCTGATTTACCTATTGTTTACGGAAGCACGGGAAGTTGGACTTTAATTGTGCCATTAAAATCGTTAAATGCTTGTCAAAAAATGCATCCTTTGTCCGAGAAATTCCCTCAAATACTAACAGATTTTCCGAGAGCTTCTATTCACCCTTTTTGCTTTGAAACCATTCATAAAGCAGCACATATGCATGGGCGCCACTTCTCTTCTCCTTATTCAGGGATAGTAGAAGACCCGGTAACAGGGACTGCTTCCGGCGTGATGGGTGCTTACTATGCGACCTATGTTAACAACTCTGCTTTCAGCAGTATGAATCTACTTGTCGAACAAGGACTGGAAATAGAGAGAGACGGGTTGGTGTATGTAAAAATTGAAAACTCCAGTGAATTATGCGTTTCAATTGCTGGTGAAGCTGTCTATGTAGAAACAAAAACAATTTTAATTTAA
- a CDS encoding ABC transporter ATP-binding protein, whose protein sequence is MVTLTNVSLIRENKLLLNDISWKINQSEHWCLLGLNGCGKTTLLNIINGYIWPTKGETTVLNHKFGETNLPEMRKEIGWVSSSLQQRFPEDETAITIVLSGKFASIGLYESVTQEDVERANQFLHQLKCKHLASQPYRTLSQGERQRVLIARALMASPKLLILDEPCTGLDFLAKEQLLSLIQQIAMEPDGPTLIYVTHHVEEILSSFTHTMLMKEGRVFSAGKTADLLTEKKLSAFFEQEVGVQKIQDRTWLSLKEKVPY, encoded by the coding sequence ATTGTAACATTAACAAATGTTTCGCTTATACGCGAAAACAAACTGTTGCTAAACGATATATCGTGGAAAATTAATCAAAGTGAGCATTGGTGTTTACTAGGGTTAAATGGATGTGGCAAAACAACGCTCTTAAATATTATAAATGGATACATATGGCCAACTAAAGGAGAAACTACCGTTTTAAATCATAAGTTTGGTGAAACCAATTTGCCAGAAATGCGCAAAGAAATTGGGTGGGTCAGTTCGTCTTTACAGCAGCGATTTCCTGAGGATGAAACAGCAATAACAATTGTTTTAAGTGGGAAGTTTGCTTCAATTGGACTATATGAGAGTGTAACTCAGGAAGATGTGGAACGTGCAAATCAATTTCTCCATCAGCTTAAGTGCAAACACCTTGCTAGTCAACCCTATCGCACTTTATCTCAAGGTGAACGTCAGAGAGTGTTAATTGCACGCGCATTGATGGCATCTCCAAAGCTTCTTATTCTAGATGAACCGTGTACAGGTTTAGATTTTTTGGCCAAAGAGCAATTATTATCGTTAATTCAACAAATTGCGATGGAACCAGATGGTCCAACTCTTATTTATGTGACGCATCATGTGGAAGAGATCTTATCTAGCTTCACTCACACCATGTTGATGAAAGAAGGAAGAGTGTTTTCAGCAGGCAAAACAGCCGATTTGTTAACGGAAAAGAAGCTTTCTGCGTTTTTTGAACAGGAAGTAGGAGTTCAAAAAATACAGGATCGTACGTGGCTATCACTAAAAGAGAAAGTTCCCTATTGA
- a CDS encoding response regulator transcription factor, which yields MSKAIMVVDDDEKIRNLIGIYLENEGFNVWKCQSGLEALELLNNQSFDLLILDVMMPEMDGIEMCIEVRKRAHIPILMLSAKSEDLDKIQGLTAGADDYLTKPFNPLELLARVKSQLRRYTKYNAQPKSQSEIEIEDLTINTETRSVKVNGREVHLTPKEFDILELLVRNKGIVLSVDKIYEEVWKDPFLKSDNNVMVHITKLRDKIEPNPKRPIYVKTVWGVGYKV from the coding sequence ATGAGTAAAGCTATAATGGTTGTTGATGATGATGAAAAGATTAGAAATTTAATTGGAATTTACTTAGAGAACGAGGGTTTTAACGTCTGGAAATGCCAAAGCGGGTTAGAGGCTTTGGAACTTCTGAACAATCAATCATTTGATTTGTTAATCTTAGATGTGATGATGCCAGAAATGGATGGAATTGAAATGTGTATTGAAGTTCGAAAGAGAGCTCATATTCCAATCCTTATGCTTTCAGCAAAGTCTGAAGACCTGGATAAAATACAAGGTTTAACTGCAGGAGCAGACGATTATTTAACAAAGCCTTTTAACCCACTCGAGTTACTAGCAAGAGTGAAGTCTCAGCTTAGACGATATACAAAGTACAACGCACAACCTAAATCTCAAAGTGAAATTGAGATTGAAGACTTAACGATAAATACAGAAACAAGGAGTGTGAAAGTAAACGGTCGAGAAGTTCATTTAACACCAAAAGAGTTTGATATCCTTGAGTTATTAGTACGAAACAAAGGAATTGTATTGAGTGTAGATAAGATATATGAAGAGGTATGGAAAGATCCTTTCTTAAAATCAGATAACAATGTAATGGTTCATATTACAAAGCTTCGTGACAAAATTGAGCCAAATCCCAAAAGGCCGATTTATGTGAAAACGGTTTGGGGAGTTGGCTACAAAGTATGA
- a CDS encoding GNAT family N-acetyltransferase produces the protein MSFVIIETKRLILRKMRASDDQALFQIFSDPKAMKFYPHIKSVDETKLWIQSVRNHDMSYGFSLWTVEKKGEKQIVGQCGLLLQKVDGVIEVELGYLFLQDFWGKGYATEAAQGCINYGFHKLGLTRITALIDPKHHASQKVVVKIGMKKEKQIIKWNKPIDVYSIQTGGMSVD, from the coding sequence GCTTTGTTATAATAGAAACTAAGCGGTTAATTTTAAGAAAGATGAGAGCGTCTGATGATCAAGCGCTGTTTCAAATATTTAGTGATCCAAAAGCGATGAAATTCTATCCGCATATAAAAAGCGTAGATGAAACCAAACTTTGGATTCAATCTGTTCGAAATCATGATATGTCTTACGGCTTTAGTTTGTGGACCGTTGAAAAGAAAGGTGAAAAACAAATTGTTGGACAGTGTGGCTTGTTGTTGCAAAAGGTTGATGGCGTTATAGAGGTAGAGTTAGGGTATTTATTTCTTCAAGATTTTTGGGGGAAAGGTTATGCAACTGAAGCGGCTCAAGGCTGTATTAACTATGGATTTCACAAGCTTGGATTAACGAGGATTACAGCTTTAATAGATCCTAAGCATCACGCATCGCAAAAAGTAGTGGTGAAAATAGGGATGAAAAAAGAAAAGCAGATTATAAAGTGGAATAAACCTATTGATGTTTATTCAATCCAAACAGGAGGGATGTCAGTTGACTAA
- a CDS encoding methyltransferase domain-containing protein: protein MGELFISQYAKKPRTVGAILPSSRYLAAKMVGEINFETANVIVEYGPGTGVFTKELLKRRKQGTVLLLIEINEEFYQYLLEEYSEEKNVHIIHGSAEHIKQYLEGYGIKCVDYIVSGLPFSSLPKNLSISILKEATSILRKEGMFITFQYTKMKKMFIEQFFSSMKIQREFLNLPPAYIFHCQK, encoded by the coding sequence ATGGGTGAATTATTTATTTCTCAATATGCGAAAAAACCAAGAACAGTAGGAGCAATTTTACCAAGTTCTCGTTATTTAGCTGCCAAAATGGTAGGTGAGATTAATTTTGAAACGGCTAATGTAATTGTTGAATACGGACCCGGTACAGGGGTTTTCACAAAGGAGCTGTTAAAAAGAAGAAAGCAGGGGACAGTTCTTTTGCTAATTGAAATTAATGAAGAATTTTATCAATATCTGCTTGAAGAATATAGTGAAGAGAAAAACGTTCATATTATTCATGGATCCGCTGAGCATATCAAGCAATATTTGGAGGGTTATGGTATAAAATGTGTTGACTACATTGTGTCCGGATTACCATTTTCTTCATTGCCAAAAAACCTTTCAATTTCTATTTTAAAGGAAGCTACGTCTATTTTAAGAAAAGAAGGTATGTTTATTACATTTCAGTATACAAAAATGAAAAAAATGTTTATTGAACAGTTCTTTTCCTCAATGAAAATTCAAAGAGAATTTTTAAATCTTCCACCAGCGTATATATTTCATTGCCAAAAATAG
- a CDS encoding FAD-binding oxidoreductase produces the protein MSTYIVIGAGILGASTAYHLAKSGADVTIVDKKHDGQATDAAAGIVCPWLSQRRNKAWYRLAKSGAKYYQDLIASLEADGETSTGYQKVGAIGIHTDENKVDKMQERAYKRREDAPEIGDIKRLLEDKTQREFPFLKNGFQSVHISGAARVNGRALCEALLAGAKKHGAKLIHDKAELLYKGKKIKGVLTSSATIEADYVIVTAGAWARELFEPIGIDLQITYQKAQIMHLQLDEEETDSLPVVMPPNDQYILAFEQGKIVIGATHENDTGFDYRVTASGIYEVLHKALEIAPGLADGAIDEIRVGFRPFTPGFLPIIGPVPSHSNVFLANGLGASGLTVGPYLGSQLAKLALGEEIELPLDEYSVASAIQLNQ, from the coding sequence ATGAGTACATATATCGTCATCGGAGCAGGGATATTAGGAGCATCAACTGCTTATCATTTAGCCAAATCAGGAGCAGATGTAACGATTGTAGACAAAAAGCATGATGGACAAGCAACAGATGCAGCTGCAGGAATTGTATGCCCATGGCTTTCGCAGCGCCGTAATAAAGCCTGGTACCGCTTAGCTAAGTCCGGAGCAAAATATTATCAAGACTTAATTGCAAGCTTAGAAGCAGATGGAGAAACAAGTACAGGTTACCAAAAGGTTGGAGCCATCGGTATTCATACAGATGAAAATAAAGTTGATAAAATGCAAGAGCGTGCTTACAAGCGGCGTGAAGATGCGCCTGAAATTGGTGATATCAAGCGCTTGTTAGAAGATAAAACTCAACGGGAGTTTCCCTTTTTAAAAAATGGCTTTCAATCTGTTCACATTAGCGGAGCTGCTCGCGTTAATGGCAGAGCATTGTGTGAAGCTCTGCTTGCAGGGGCCAAAAAACATGGAGCAAAACTCATTCATGATAAAGCCGAACTCTTATATAAAGGGAAAAAAATAAAAGGAGTTCTTACAAGTTCAGCTACTATTGAAGCAGATTATGTTATTGTTACGGCAGGAGCGTGGGCAAGAGAGCTATTTGAACCAATTGGGATTGATTTGCAGATTACGTATCAAAAAGCCCAAATTATGCATTTGCAGCTTGATGAAGAAGAAACAGATTCTTTACCTGTTGTCATGCCTCCCAATGATCAATATATACTTGCTTTTGAACAAGGTAAGATTGTAATTGGAGCAACACATGAAAATGACACAGGCTTTGATTACCGGGTAACAGCTAGTGGGATTTATGAAGTGCTGCATAAAGCTTTAGAGATAGCACCTGGATTAGCCGATGGGGCAATAGATGAAATCCGTGTAGGCTTTAGGCCGTTTACGCCAGGGTTCTTACCGATTATCGGACCTGTTCCGTCACATTCCAACGTCTTTTTAGCAAATGGGCTTGGAGCATCTGGCTTAACGGTAGGGCCTTATTTAGGCTCACAGCTTGCTAAACTTGCGCTTGGAGAAGAAATTGAACTGCCTCTTGATGAGTATTCCGTAGCAAGTGCAATTCAACTAAACCAATAA
- a CDS encoding C45 family peptidase, whose product MKDIKVEIIQGRGSYYNLGVLQGLQHKGTKLEENHLKRRKRSTRSYKANQRQAKTYYDLFAPDLWSELEGLREGLDWSLEDVVHEYSGYQQNWDKTGCSALMQNGVYVRNYDYHPKTYEGRFLLFQPDRGFASVGFGTRMIGRMDGMNEKGLVIGYHFVNRRRQTDGFICCTLARFILESCETTEEAVAVLERAPHRHAFNYSLYDRNGYAAVVEASGRGVRVLRGGAMACTNHFHELIEENRHHLVESTERLENIRNHIDQALSIRDAFQVFNDPVHGVFKEDYKNSAGTLHTVAYEPHTLQVAVGIGRSAEPFIFSFKEWIEGKALDKSYLEGIIHTTEPFPFEEIKH is encoded by the coding sequence ATGAAAGACATAAAGGTAGAGATTATTCAAGGAAGAGGCTCTTATTATAATCTTGGAGTACTACAAGGGTTACAACATAAGGGTACAAAGCTTGAAGAAAATCATTTAAAAAGAAGAAAGCGTTCAACTCGAAGTTATAAGGCGAATCAACGCCAGGCTAAAACGTATTATGATTTGTTTGCACCTGACTTGTGGAGTGAACTAGAAGGATTGCGTGAAGGGTTAGATTGGTCGCTTGAAGATGTTGTTCACGAGTATAGCGGCTATCAACAAAATTGGGATAAAACAGGATGTTCGGCTCTTATGCAAAACGGGGTGTATGTGCGCAACTATGACTATCACCCTAAAACATACGAGGGAAGATTTTTACTCTTTCAACCTGATCGAGGTTTTGCTAGCGTAGGATTTGGAACTAGAATGATTGGCCGAATGGATGGCATGAATGAAAAAGGCCTTGTAATCGGTTACCATTTTGTTAACCGTCGTAGGCAAACAGATGGCTTCATTTGCTGTACGTTAGCTCGTTTTATTTTGGAATCATGCGAAACAACAGAAGAAGCGGTAGCTGTTTTAGAGAGAGCTCCTCATAGGCACGCATTTAACTATTCACTTTATGATCGGAATGGATATGCAGCTGTTGTTGAGGCATCAGGTAGAGGAGTGCGCGTATTGAGAGGAGGGGCGATGGCTTGTACAAATCATTTTCATGAATTGATTGAAGAAAATCGCCATCATCTCGTTGAATCAACAGAGCGTTTAGAGAATATCCGTAACCATATTGACCAAGCACTATCCATAAGGGATGCATTTCAAGTTTTCAATGACCCAGTCCATGGAGTCTTTAAAGAAGACTATAAAAATTCAGCTGGAACGCTGCATACGGTGGCATATGAACCTCATACGCTGCAAGTAGCAGTTGGAATTGGCCGATCAGCTGAGCCCTTCATCTTTTCCTTTAAAGAATGGATAGAAGGTAAAGCGTTGGATAAATCATACTTAGAAGGAATTATTCATACAACAGAGCCATTTCCATTTGAAGAAATAAAGCACTGA
- a CDS encoding HAMP domain-containing histidine kinase — MKWKKVIFRKISLQLLLAIFVSYVLAFFILGLFSKYVVQPYLLHTYEINPTLYNIILFLILLTTVGVFIVSFLLFVRKKVLYLKKISNEITNIANGDLEVEIEVRGHDELANLTQNINKMSAELKAKFEHERLIEQSKNELISSVSHDLRTPLTSIIGYLDLLKQNHHLNKEEFLEYVDIIDAKTQNLNYLINDLFEYTKLTSPNLALTYSNIDISLLLQQLTSEYHAILKSEGISVNLEIMNKDMTLCVDVDKIVRVFTNLLDNVRKYAVKPSDVFIVLKRNETDVLFSIHNQVQSNQRVDTNQMFDQFYRANKSRTNDGSAGLGLSISKRIVELHNGEVWAEHDGEWIAVYVQLPL, encoded by the coding sequence ATGAAATGGAAAAAGGTGATTTTTAGAAAAATTAGCTTACAACTATTACTGGCGATTTTTGTTAGTTATGTTCTTGCTTTTTTCATATTGGGATTGTTTTCAAAATATGTAGTACAACCTTATCTTTTACATACGTATGAGATTAACCCAACCCTTTATAACATAATCCTATTTTTAATTCTCCTTACTACGGTAGGAGTTTTTATCGTTAGCTTTTTGCTCTTTGTTAGGAAAAAAGTTCTGTATTTAAAAAAGATTTCAAATGAAATTACAAATATTGCAAACGGTGATTTAGAGGTAGAAATAGAAGTTAGAGGTCATGATGAACTAGCAAACCTTACCCAAAATATTAACAAAATGTCTGCGGAGTTAAAGGCGAAGTTTGAGCATGAGCGGTTAATTGAACAAAGTAAAAATGAACTAATTTCAAGTGTTTCTCATGATTTACGTACTCCATTGACTTCTATTATTGGCTATCTAGATTTATTAAAGCAAAATCATCACCTTAATAAAGAAGAGTTTCTAGAATACGTAGATATCATTGATGCCAAAACACAAAATTTAAACTATTTGATCAATGATCTTTTCGAGTATACAAAATTAACAAGCCCTAATTTAGCTCTTACTTATTCAAACATAGACATCAGTTTGTTGTTACAGCAGTTAACGAGTGAGTATCATGCCATATTAAAAAGCGAAGGGATTTCAGTGAATTTAGAAATAATGAACAAGGATATGACGTTATGTGTAGATGTTGACAAAATTGTAAGAGTATTTACAAACTTATTGGATAACGTGAGAAAATATGCAGTAAAACCGTCTGATGTATTTATTGTTCTAAAGAGAAACGAAACGGATGTTTTATTTTCTATTCATAACCAGGTTCAGTCAAATCAAAGAGTTGATACAAATCAAATGTTTGATCAATTCTATCGTGCAAATAAATCGAGAACAAACGATGGAAGTGCGGGGTTAGGTCTCTCTATTTCAAAGCGTATTGTAGAATTACATAATGGAGAAGTATGGGCTGAGCATGATGGGGAATGGATTGCCGTTTACGTACAGCTCCCTCTTTAA